The proteins below come from a single Mercenaria mercenaria strain notata chromosome 3, MADL_Memer_1, whole genome shotgun sequence genomic window:
- the LOC123524313 gene encoding N-sulphoglucosamine sulphohydrolase-like isoform X2, giving the protein MMIKTWLMLCFAGLIQAKNVLILLGDDVGFQFGAYGNTKIKSPNVDALAKRSLLFKNGFTSVSSCSPSRSVVMSGLPVHQNGMYGLHGGFMHFQSFNGVRSLPMILNQHNIRTGIVGKKHVGPDTVYKFDYEVTEEHYNLNQVGRNITCMKEYIRKFLQDSKNDSRPFLLYIGIHDIHRCYPYIGGKLGNFCDKFGDGMTPGTGYIKDWKPIVYKPEDVEVPYFLPDTPATREDLAAMYKTYSRFDQGVGLFMKELEDAGFADDTLVIFTSDNGIPFPFAKTNLYDPGQGEPFMVSSPYHKETWGKKTDAMASTMDIVPTVLDWFDIKYPKYKMNSKQVSLTGKSVLNALKPHVPPGPFDRVFSSHVFHEITMYYPMRVIRTKDTKLIHNLNFRAPYGLATDLYQNPTFLDILNRTESGQPTKWFTTLQKYYYRDEWQLFNLTSDPHEQKNLAGSAEYKNVFKSLKKTLNQWLLDTNDPWRCLPDEELEENGVCYPMDNRKFSDMQVNVLR; this is encoded by the exons ATGATGATAAAGACGTGGTTGATGTTATGTTTTGCCGGATTAATACAGGCGAAAAATGTTCTTATACTTTTGG GTGACGATGTTGGGTTTCAGTTTGGTGCGTATGGAAACACAAAAATCAAGTCCCCGAATGTAGATGCTCTGGCTAAACGCAGCCTGTTGTTTAAGAATGGTTTCACCTCCGTCAGTAGCTGTTCTCCAAGCAG GTCGGTGGTTATGTCTGGGTTACCCGTGCATCAGAACGGGATGTATGGATTGCACGGCGGTTTCATGCATTTCCAGTCATTTAATGGCGTTCGAAGTTTACCAATGATTCTGAATCAGCACAACATAAGGACAG GAATTGTGGGGAAAAAGCACGTAGGACCAGACACTGTTTACAAGTTTGACTATGAGGTTACAGAGGAACACTACAATCTCAATCAAGTCGGTCGTAATATTACATGCATGAAAGAGTACATCAGGAAGTTTCTGCAGGACTCCAAAAATGATTCAAG ACCTTTCCTCCTATATATTGGAATTCACGACATTCATCGGTGTTACCCTTATATTGGTGGAAAATTGGGGAACTTCTGTGATAAATTTGGGGACGGCATGACTCCGGGCACGGGTTATATCAAAGACTGGAAGCCAATTGTATATAAACCGGAAGATGTAGAGGTGCCTTATTTTCTCCCAGATACCCCCGCGACCAGGGAGGATCTAGCCGCAATGTATAAAACCTACAGTCGCTTTGATCAAG GTGTCGGTCTGTTTATGAAAGAGCTGGAGGACGCCGGTTTTGCAGACGACACTTTGGTGATATTTACATCCGACAATGGCATTCCATTCCCTTTCGCGAAAACAAACCTGTATGATCCGGGACAAGGCGAGCCATTTATGGTATCTTCACCTTATCATAAGGAAACTTGGGGAAAG AAAACAGACGCTATGGCAAGCACTATGGACATTGTGCCAACAGTTCTTGACTGGTTTGATATTAAATATCCGAAGTACAAGATGAATAGTAAACAGGTGTCTCTCACTGGCAAGTCCGTGCTAAATGCACTTAAACCGCACGTTCCACCCGGTCCTTTCGATCGCGTCTTCTCAAGTCACGTTTTCCACGAGATTACAATGTATTATCCAATGAGAGTCATCCGAACGAAGGACACAAAACTTATCCACAATCTCAACTTCCGGGCGCCATACGGATTAGCCACAGACTTGTACCAAAACCCGACGTTTCTGGATATTTTGAACAGAACTGAATCCGGGCAACCAACCAAATGGTTTACTACGCTTCAAAAGTATTACTATCGCGACGAATGGCAGCTCTTTAACCTGACCTCTGACCCACACGAACAGAAGAACTTGGCGGGTTCAGCGGAGTACaagaatgtctttaaaagtttgaaaaagactttaaatCAGTGGCTTTTGGACACGAACGACCCATGGAGATGCTTGCCGGATGAAGAACTTGAGGAAAACGGTGTCTGTTATCCCATGGACAATCGTAAATTTTCAGACATGCAAGTCAATGTCTTGCGCTAA
- the LOC123524313 gene encoding N-sulphoglucosamine sulphohydrolase-like isoform X3, producing MMIKTWLMLCFAGLIQAKNVLILLGDDVGFQFGAYGNTKIKSPNVDALAKRSLLFKNGFTSVSSCSPSRSVVLSGLPVHQNGMYGLRHKYQHYESFDEVRSLPNILRQHNIRTGIVGKKHVGPDTVYKFDYEVTEEHYNLNQVGRNITCMKEYIRKFLQDSKNDSRPFLLYIGIHDIHRCYPYIGGKLGNFCDKFGDGMTPGTGYIKDWKPIVYKPEDVEVPYFLPDTPATREDLAAMYKTYSRFDQGVGLFMKELEDAGFADDTLVIFTSDNGIPFPFAKTNLYDPGQGEPFMVSSPYHKETWGKKTDAMASTMDIVPTVLDWFDIKYPKYKMNSKQVSLTGKSVLNALKPHVPPGPFDRVFSSHVFHEITMYYPMRVIRTKDTKLIHNLNFRAPYGLATDLYQNPTFLDILNRTESGQPTKWFTTLQKYYYRDEWQLFNLTSDPHEQKNLAGSAEYKNVFKSLKKTLNQWLLDTNDPWRCLPDEELEENGVCYPMDNRKFSDMQVNVLR from the exons ATGATGATAAAGACGTGGTTGATGTTATGTTTTGCCGGATTAATACAGGCGAAAAATGTTCTTATACTTTTGG GTGACGATGTTGGGTTTCAGTTTGGTGCGTATGGAAACACAAAAATCAAGTCCCCGAATGTAGATGCTCTGGCTAAACGCAGCCTGTTGTTTAAGAATGGTTTCACCTCCGTCAGTAGCTGTTCTCCAAGCAG GTCAGTGGTTTTATCAGGATTACCCGTGCACCAGAATGGAATGTACGGACTGCGTCATAAATACCAACACTATGAGTCCTTCGACGAAGTCAGAAGTCTTCCGAATATTCTGAGACAGCATAATATCCGTACAG GAATTGTGGGGAAAAAGCACGTAGGACCAGACACTGTTTACAAGTTTGACTATGAGGTTACAGAGGAACACTACAATCTCAATCAAGTCGGTCGTAATATTACATGCATGAAAGAGTACATCAGGAAGTTTCTGCAGGACTCCAAAAATGATTCAAG ACCTTTCCTCCTATATATTGGAATTCACGACATTCATCGGTGTTACCCTTATATTGGTGGAAAATTGGGGAACTTCTGTGATAAATTTGGGGACGGCATGACTCCGGGCACGGGTTATATCAAAGACTGGAAGCCAATTGTATATAAACCGGAAGATGTAGAGGTGCCTTATTTTCTCCCAGATACCCCCGCGACCAGGGAGGATCTAGCCGCAATGTATAAAACCTACAGTCGCTTTGATCAAG GTGTCGGTCTGTTTATGAAAGAGCTGGAGGACGCCGGTTTTGCAGACGACACTTTGGTGATATTTACATCCGACAATGGCATTCCATTCCCTTTCGCGAAAACAAACCTGTATGATCCGGGACAAGGCGAGCCATTTATGGTATCTTCACCTTATCATAAGGAAACTTGGGGAAAG AAAACAGACGCTATGGCAAGCACTATGGACATTGTGCCAACAGTTCTTGACTGGTTTGATATTAAATATCCGAAGTACAAGATGAATAGTAAACAGGTGTCTCTCACTGGCAAGTCCGTGCTAAATGCACTTAAACCGCACGTTCCACCCGGTCCTTTCGATCGCGTCTTCTCAAGTCACGTTTTCCACGAGATTACAATGTATTATCCAATGAGAGTCATCCGAACGAAGGACACAAAACTTATCCACAATCTCAACTTCCGGGCGCCATACGGATTAGCCACAGACTTGTACCAAAACCCGACGTTTCTGGATATTTTGAACAGAACTGAATCCGGGCAACCAACCAAATGGTTTACTACGCTTCAAAAGTATTACTATCGCGACGAATGGCAGCTCTTTAACCTGACCTCTGACCCACACGAACAGAAGAACTTGGCGGGTTCAGCGGAGTACaagaatgtctttaaaagtttgaaaaagactttaaatCAGTGGCTTTTGGACACGAACGACCCATGGAGATGCTTGCCGGATGAAGAACTTGAGGAAAACGGTGTCTGTTATCCCATGGACAATCGTAAATTTTCAGACATGCAAGTCAATGTCTTGCGCTAA
- the LOC123524313 gene encoding N-sulphoglucosamine sulphohydrolase-like isoform X1: protein MMIKTWLMLCFAGLIQAKNVLILLGDDVGFQFGAYGNTKIKSPNVDALAKRSLLFKNGFTSVSSCSPSRSVVLSGLPVHQNGMYGLHHSFQHFQSFDDVRSLPVILDKHNIRTGIVGKKHVGPDTVYKFDYEVTEEHYNLNQVGRNITCMKEYIRKFLQDSKNDSRPFLLYIGIHDIHRCYPYIGGKLGNFCDKFGDGMTPGTGYIKDWKPIVYKPEDVEVPYFLPDTPATREDLAAMYKTYSRFDQGVGLFMKELEDAGFADDTLVIFTSDNGIPFPFAKTNLYDPGQGEPFMVSSPYHKETWGKKTDAMASTMDIVPTVLDWFDIKYPKYKMNSKQVSLTGKSVLNALKPHVPPGPFDRVFSSHVFHEITMYYPMRVIRTKDTKLIHNLNFRAPYGLATDLYQNPTFLDILNRTESGQPTKWFTTLQKYYYRDEWQLFNLTSDPHEQKNLAGSAEYKNVFKSLKKTLNQWLLDTNDPWRCLPDEELEENGVCYPMDNRKFSDMQVNVLR from the exons ATGATGATAAAGACGTGGTTGATGTTATGTTTTGCCGGATTAATACAGGCGAAAAATGTTCTTATACTTTTGG GTGACGATGTTGGGTTTCAGTTTGGTGCGTATGGAAACACAAAAATCAAGTCCCCGAATGTAGATGCTCTGGCTAAACGCAGCCTGTTGTTTAAGAATGGTTTCACCTCCGTCAGTAGCTGTTCTCCAAGCAG ATCGGTTGTACTGTCGGGTTTACCCGTGCACCAGAATGGTATGTACGGACTGCACCACTCGTTCCAACATTTCCAATCGTTCGATGACGTCCGAAGCCTTCCGGTGATTCTTGACAAACACAATATTCGGACAG GAATTGTGGGGAAAAAGCACGTAGGACCAGACACTGTTTACAAGTTTGACTATGAGGTTACAGAGGAACACTACAATCTCAATCAAGTCGGTCGTAATATTACATGCATGAAAGAGTACATCAGGAAGTTTCTGCAGGACTCCAAAAATGATTCAAG ACCTTTCCTCCTATATATTGGAATTCACGACATTCATCGGTGTTACCCTTATATTGGTGGAAAATTGGGGAACTTCTGTGATAAATTTGGGGACGGCATGACTCCGGGCACGGGTTATATCAAAGACTGGAAGCCAATTGTATATAAACCGGAAGATGTAGAGGTGCCTTATTTTCTCCCAGATACCCCCGCGACCAGGGAGGATCTAGCCGCAATGTATAAAACCTACAGTCGCTTTGATCAAG GTGTCGGTCTGTTTATGAAAGAGCTGGAGGACGCCGGTTTTGCAGACGACACTTTGGTGATATTTACATCCGACAATGGCATTCCATTCCCTTTCGCGAAAACAAACCTGTATGATCCGGGACAAGGCGAGCCATTTATGGTATCTTCACCTTATCATAAGGAAACTTGGGGAAAG AAAACAGACGCTATGGCAAGCACTATGGACATTGTGCCAACAGTTCTTGACTGGTTTGATATTAAATATCCGAAGTACAAGATGAATAGTAAACAGGTGTCTCTCACTGGCAAGTCCGTGCTAAATGCACTTAAACCGCACGTTCCACCCGGTCCTTTCGATCGCGTCTTCTCAAGTCACGTTTTCCACGAGATTACAATGTATTATCCAATGAGAGTCATCCGAACGAAGGACACAAAACTTATCCACAATCTCAACTTCCGGGCGCCATACGGATTAGCCACAGACTTGTACCAAAACCCGACGTTTCTGGATATTTTGAACAGAACTGAATCCGGGCAACCAACCAAATGGTTTACTACGCTTCAAAAGTATTACTATCGCGACGAATGGCAGCTCTTTAACCTGACCTCTGACCCACACGAACAGAAGAACTTGGCGGGTTCAGCGGAGTACaagaatgtctttaaaagtttgaaaaagactttaaatCAGTGGCTTTTGGACACGAACGACCCATGGAGATGCTTGCCGGATGAAGAACTTGAGGAAAACGGTGTCTGTTATCCCATGGACAATCGTAAATTTTCAGACATGCAAGTCAATGTCTTGCGCTAA
- the LOC123524313 gene encoding N-sulphoglucosamine sulphohydrolase-like isoform X4, whose amino-acid sequence MLWLNAACCLRMVSPPSVAVLQAGIVGKKHVGPDTVYKFDYEVTEEHYNLNQVGRNITCMKEYIRKFLQDSKNDSRPFLLYIGIHDIHRCYPYIGGKLGNFCDKFGDGMTPGTGYIKDWKPIVYKPEDVEVPYFLPDTPATREDLAAMYKTYSRFDQGVGLFMKELEDAGFADDTLVIFTSDNGIPFPFAKTNLYDPGQGEPFMVSSPYHKETWGKKTDAMASTMDIVPTVLDWFDIKYPKYKMNSKQVSLTGKSVLNALKPHVPPGPFDRVFSSHVFHEITMYYPMRVIRTKDTKLIHNLNFRAPYGLATDLYQNPTFLDILNRTESGQPTKWFTTLQKYYYRDEWQLFNLTSDPHEQKNLAGSAEYKNVFKSLKKTLNQWLLDTNDPWRCLPDEELEENGVCYPMDNRKFSDMQVNVLR is encoded by the exons ATGCTCTGGCTAAACGCAGCCTGTTGTTTAAGAATGGTTTCACCTCCGTCAGTAGCTGTTCTCCAAGCAG GAATTGTGGGGAAAAAGCACGTAGGACCAGACACTGTTTACAAGTTTGACTATGAGGTTACAGAGGAACACTACAATCTCAATCAAGTCGGTCGTAATATTACATGCATGAAAGAGTACATCAGGAAGTTTCTGCAGGACTCCAAAAATGATTCAAG ACCTTTCCTCCTATATATTGGAATTCACGACATTCATCGGTGTTACCCTTATATTGGTGGAAAATTGGGGAACTTCTGTGATAAATTTGGGGACGGCATGACTCCGGGCACGGGTTATATCAAAGACTGGAAGCCAATTGTATATAAACCGGAAGATGTAGAGGTGCCTTATTTTCTCCCAGATACCCCCGCGACCAGGGAGGATCTAGCCGCAATGTATAAAACCTACAGTCGCTTTGATCAAG GTGTCGGTCTGTTTATGAAAGAGCTGGAGGACGCCGGTTTTGCAGACGACACTTTGGTGATATTTACATCCGACAATGGCATTCCATTCCCTTTCGCGAAAACAAACCTGTATGATCCGGGACAAGGCGAGCCATTTATGGTATCTTCACCTTATCATAAGGAAACTTGGGGAAAG AAAACAGACGCTATGGCAAGCACTATGGACATTGTGCCAACAGTTCTTGACTGGTTTGATATTAAATATCCGAAGTACAAGATGAATAGTAAACAGGTGTCTCTCACTGGCAAGTCCGTGCTAAATGCACTTAAACCGCACGTTCCACCCGGTCCTTTCGATCGCGTCTTCTCAAGTCACGTTTTCCACGAGATTACAATGTATTATCCAATGAGAGTCATCCGAACGAAGGACACAAAACTTATCCACAATCTCAACTTCCGGGCGCCATACGGATTAGCCACAGACTTGTACCAAAACCCGACGTTTCTGGATATTTTGAACAGAACTGAATCCGGGCAACCAACCAAATGGTTTACTACGCTTCAAAAGTATTACTATCGCGACGAATGGCAGCTCTTTAACCTGACCTCTGACCCACACGAACAGAAGAACTTGGCGGGTTCAGCGGAGTACaagaatgtctttaaaagtttgaaaaagactttaaatCAGTGGCTTTTGGACACGAACGACCCATGGAGATGCTTGCCGGATGAAGAACTTGAGGAAAACGGTGTCTGTTATCCCATGGACAATCGTAAATTTTCAGACATGCAAGTCAATGTCTTGCGCTAA
- the LOC123524315 gene encoding uncharacterized protein LOC123524315 codes for MAEFVKSLRVPDLKMEVSLFMLKHLLPLPIVRRSYKLRLYLEQTKMKIIERKRLPPELSDVLFIGSQNEGLSVTVTEIDGGDAFCATSDYDTMPVLKQYRAKNISESDSTSNESEEVNILEMCEASHPGYCRLRSKATGKFVGMRFNPDCSGKVDIFHDGVQVGETNVPYADVIVGFSDKPDTVEIKTYIHGPAIACTKIQTHPGNITQTGIETDVVLSIKCQSWPIVALEWFKRQETKSSESDWPSHETKENMKSTECYVVAVPHQLSPNPTEEWRYSFAPVEKVLARSLTYAQKGSYIIAKMLFKTALQNIDKVSSYCLKTQMFWLCEEESSSAWSYDQVGYYALEVLSKLAKNLKNGVVRHYIIPENNIVSHIPASTLQEVSETLSELVCNPFPVMEKIRRTTKYFGIILHPHEESFLPVLKLLEQQTADDNEIKDRFHASKLAIMGHYCSMLKKPIVNKVQEEFSKLKFALLMDIAEEIGNDSDSAETADDMIAKIANELSKYTEENVKRWHVFVQEYWKSVDNIKSENVEQMLTTTSDGIQKVEAF; via the coding sequence TTCTTCCATTGCCAATTGTTAGAAGATCGTACAAACTGCGGCTTTACTTGGAGCaaacgaaaatgaaaatcatagAACGGAAACGGCTACCGCCAGAGTTAAGTGACGTACTGTTTATTGGAAGTCAAAATGAAGGTTTATCCGTCACCGTCACGGAAATTGATGGTGGAGACGCATTCTGTGCCACGTCGGATTATGACACTATGCCAGTATTAAAACAATATCGAgcaaaaaatatatccgaaaGTGATTCAACATCGAACGAAAGTGAAGAAGTGAATATACTGGAAATGTGTGAAGCCAGTCATCCGGGTTACTGTAGGTTAAGGTCGAAGGCAACTGGTAAATTTGTTGGAATGCGTTTTAATCCGGACTGTTCGGGGAAAGTGGATATATTTCACGATGGTGTTCAAGTTGGAGAAACGAATGTTCCCTATGCCGACGTTATTGTAGGTTTCTCCGACAAACCTGATACTGTTGAGATAAAGACATATATTCATGGTCCAGCAATTGCATGTACAAAGATTCAGACTCACCCTGGAAATATTACACAGACAGGAATAGAGACAGATGTGGTGTTGTCAATCAAATGTCAGTCATGGCCGATTGTCGCATTAGAATGGTTCAAACGACAAGAAACGAAGTCGAGTGAAAGTGATTGGCCAAGCcatgaaacaaaagaaaatatgaaatccACCGAATGTTATGTGGTTGCTGTACCCCACCAACTTAGTCCTAACCCTACAGAAGAATGGCGGTATTCTTTCGCACCAGTGGAGAAAGTATTAGCTCGAAGCTTAACATATGCACAGAAAGGAAGTTATATCATTGCTAAAATGTTATTCAAAACAGCTTTACAAAACATCGATAAAGTGTCGTCATACTGTTTAAAGACGCAAATGTTCTGGTTATGCGAAGAAGAATCTTCATCTGCTTGGTCATATGATCAAGTGGGTTATTACGCTCttgaagttttgtcaaaattagcTAAAAACCTGAAAAATGGAGTCGTTCGCCATTATATAATTCCAGAAAACAACATCGTTAGCCACATACCTGCATCAACTCTACAGGAAGTATCGGAAACTTTATCAGAACTCGTCTGCAACCCGTTTCCGGTCATGGAGAAAATCAGACGAACTACCAAATATTTTGGAATCATACTACATCCGCATGAAGAAAGTTTTCTGCCAGTCTTAAAATTGCTGGAGCAACAAACTGCAGACGACAATGAAATTAAAGATCGCTTTCATGCTTCAAAATTGGCAATTATGGGACACTATTGTTCTATGTTAAAGAAGCCAATCGTGAACAAAGTTCAAGAAGAATTTTCAAAGCTGAAATTTGCTCTTTTAATGGACATTGCTGAAGAGATTGGAAACGATTCAGACTCTGCAGAAACAGCTGACGATATGATAGCTAAAATAGCAAATGAATTGTCGAAATACACggaagaaaatgttaaaagatggCATGTATTTGTTCAGGAATACTGGAAATCGGTGGACAATATAAAGTCGGAAAATGTTGAACAGATGTTAACTACCACCTCTGATGGAATACAAAAAGTCGAGGCCTTTTAG